The Onychomys torridus chromosome 4, mOncTor1.1, whole genome shotgun sequence genome includes a window with the following:
- the Ak1 gene encoding adenylate kinase isoenzyme 1 has translation MEEKLKKAKIIFVVGGPGSGKGTQCEKIVQKYGYTHLSTGDLLRAEVSSGSERGKMLSSIMEKGQLVPLETVLDMLKDAMLAKVDSSNGFLIDGYPREVKQGEEFEQRIGQPTLLLYVDAGADTMTQRLLKRGETSGRVDDNEETIKKRLETYYQATEPVISFYEKRGIVRKVNAEGEVDSVFSQVCTYLDSLK, from the exons atGGAAG AGAAGTTGAAGAAAGCCAAGATCATCTTTGTAGTGG GCGGACCTGGCTCAGGAAAGGGCACCCAGTGTGAGAAGATTGTGCAGAAATATGGCTACACCCATCTCTCCACTGGGGACCTGCTACGAGCAGAAGTCAGCTCGGGATCGGAGAGGGGCAAGATGTTGTCATCCATCATGGAAAAGGGGCAGCTGGTGCCACTG GAGACGGTGCTGGACATGCTCAAGGATGCTATGTTGGCCAAAGTGGATTCTTCCAATGGCTTCTTGATTGACGGCTACCCAAGGGAAGTGAAGCAGGGGGAGGAGTTCGAACAGCGG ATTGGACAGCCCACACTGCTGCTGTATGTGGATGCAGGCGCCGATACCATGACCCAACGACTCCTGAAGCGAGGGGAGACCAGTGGCCGTGTGGATGACAATGAGGAGACCATCAAGAAGAGGCTGGAGACCTATTATCAGGCCACGGAGCCTGTCATCTCCTTCTATGAGAAGCGCGGCATTGTGCGCAAG GTCAATGCCGAAGGTGAGGTGGACTCTGTCTTCTCCCAGGTCTGCACCTACCTGGACTCCCTGAAGTAA